A genome region from Panacibacter microcysteis includes the following:
- a CDS encoding endonuclease NucS domain-containing protein has product MGGRITIPNLHKALTVGRHAEETQNLKRLTDLTMIDKLIYLLQELKDTFSKEKMDETLECLEDEVTPNALYINQDEFREAFNGQHEEFYNELAINIVADLNENPDLFFLIWDPLLYFFNPETKSLFYEQALTNADNTDATDFINGLIELDNQRPEIALFHFNRIDDYVASYFIALCYFDLENFENSIKNNLLFLENFKATMRNSKVENETLESTDEYLLVKYNVHNDLAYCYNRIEDYSHAYEHYKEALKIFSLEELYFFRHNESEEQNLFVLDLNNFLLAIEKVGEYAKGIEILNFAIEKYPHNCYYKELKQKFEQKTSNLSFADELIKQLFKIKKPFNIEKFVATKLLAKEKILEDMIVEQIKYGYKVFGKDLEVYQDNKIFGRQYYLPTVSGILDLLLVERGSNTLYVVELKRNEAGIGVVEQIERYILGLGHLFIDRDIKGIICLHTPDTNLVELVKTKPNIELFKYEFNFNRLK; this is encoded by the coding sequence GTGGGCGGACGAATAACAATTCCCAACCTGCATAAAGCCCTGACCGTTGGGCGTCATGCGGAAGAAACTCAAAACTTAAAAAGACTAACTGATTTGACAATGATTGATAAGCTAATTTACCTTTTACAAGAATTGAAGGACACTTTTTCTAAGGAAAAAATGGATGAGACTTTAGAGTGTTTGGAAGATGAGGTGACCCCAAATGCTTTATATATAAACCAAGACGAATTCAGAGAAGCCTTCAATGGACAACACGAGGAATTTTACAATGAATTGGCAATAAACATTGTTGCTGATTTAAATGAAAACCCAGACTTGTTCTTTTTGATTTGGGATCCGCTTTTGTACTTCTTTAATCCAGAGACAAAATCCCTATTCTACGAACAGGCTTTAACCAACGCTGATAACACAGACGCTACTGATTTCATTAACGGGTTGATTGAACTTGATAATCAACGACCAGAAATTGCCTTATTTCATTTTAACCGAATTGATGATTATGTTGCCTCATATTTCATTGCCTTATGTTACTTTGACTTGGAAAATTTTGAGAACTCCATTAAAAACAATCTTCTTTTCCTTGAAAATTTCAAGGCAACAATGCGGAATAGCAAAGTTGAAAACGAAACTCTTGAAAGCACTGATGAATATCTTTTGGTGAAGTATAATGTGCATAATGATTTAGCATATTGTTACAACAGGATCGAAGATTACTCACATGCTTATGAACACTATAAGGAGGCTCTAAAAATATTTAGCTTAGAAGAGCTATACTTTTTCCGACATAATGAAAGTGAAGAACAGAACCTTTTTGTTTTAGACCTGAACAACTTTCTTTTAGCCATTGAAAAAGTGGGTGAGTATGCAAAAGGAATTGAAATTCTAAACTTTGCAATCGAAAAATATCCACACAATTGTTATTATAAAGAGTTGAAGCAAAAGTTTGAACAAAAGACTTCTAATCTTTCATTTGCTGATGAACTAATCAAGCAGTTATTTAAAATTAAGAAACCTTTCAACATTGAAAAGTTTGTAGCAACGAAGCTGTTAGCCAAAGAAAAAATTTTGGAAGACATGATTGTTGAGCAGATAAAGTATGGGTATAAAGTGTTCGGAAAGGATTTGGAAGTTTATCAGGACAATAAAATATTTGGGCGACAGTATTACCTTCCAACAGTAAGCGGTATTTTAGATTTGTTGCTTGTCGAAAGAGGCTCGAACACCCTGTATGTAGTGGAATTGAAACGTAATGAAGCAGGTATAGGAGTAGTTGAACAAATTGAAAGATATATTTTGGGACTGGGACACCTTTTCATTGACAGAGACATAAAAGGAATTATTTGCTTACACACACCCGACACTAATCTTGTTGAATTAGTTAAGACTAAGCCAAACATTGAGCTATTCAAATACGAGTTTAATTTTAACAGGCTAAAATAG